From Mya arenaria isolate MELC-2E11 chromosome 12, ASM2691426v1, the proteins below share one genomic window:
- the LOC128212218 gene encoding beta-1,3-galactosyltransferase 1-like, translating into MFSHSSVLNMNFYIYLLHKMHSKQKFILIVIITLFFGVIFGLLKLSFDLVGSKKVDHHSKASIQYFDVYKRLYNIQLSRNLTISTYPGALCDTNVTLFVFIVSAPQNILAREAIRNTWGTECTNSHKDARCVFVVGRSRNKLLNRYILEESDVNRDILIVPSYDVYSNLTFKTMFALQWSKMYCNGKVKFLMKTDDDMFVSVTRLTAYLNNAPKQRLFIGICWGPAKPIRNKSSKWYVTWKQYNHTYFPKVCSGTGYVMSYDVALSVVQISSTVPFLYLEDVFVAICAYRQGIIPKNVPGFYNSKIALKSCKDGHKVFTSHGLSVSEMYDVWKNIENCSPTEIDKKKS; encoded by the coding sequence ATGTTTTCACATTCTTCTGTTTTGAATATGAATTTCTATATctatttattacataaaatgcattcaaaacagaaatttattttaattgttatcataacattattttttggagTTATATTTGGATTGCTTAAACTAAGTTTTGATTTAGTCGGATCTAAGAAAGTTGATCACCATTCCAAAGCgtcaatacaatattttgatgTCTATAAACGCTTGTATAATATACAACTGTCCAGGAACCTAACTATTTCTACATATCCTGGCGCTTTGTGTGATACAAATGTGacactttttgtgtttattgtgtCTGCCCCACAAAACATCTTAGCTCGCGAAGCAATTAGAAATACATGGGGCACAGAATGTACAAATTCGCACAAAGATGCCAGATGTGTTTTCGTCGTTGGGCGGAGTCGAAACAAATTACTGAATCGCTACATTTTGGAAGAATCTGATGTCAATAGAGATATCCTGATTGTGCCGTCTTATGATGTATATTCGAATTTAAccttcaaaacaatgtttgccTTACAATGGagtaaaatgtattgtaatgGAAAAGTAAAGTTTCTCATGAAAACAGACGACGACATGTTTGTAAGTGTTACAAGGCTGACTGCGTACTTAAACAATGCGCCAAAACAAAGGCTGTTTATAGGGATATGTTGGGGGCCAGCTAAGCCAATTCGGAATAAGAGTTCTAAATGGTATGTTACTTGGAAACAGTACAATCACACATATTTTCCTAAAGTTTGCAGCGGGACTGGATATGTTATGTCTTACGACGTTGCACTTTCTGTCGTTCAAATATCAAGTACAGTTCCTTTTTTGTATTTAGAAGACGTCTTCGTTGCCATTTGCGCTTATAGGCAAGGAATAATTCCAAAGAACGTGCCGGGATTTTATAACTCAAAAATAGCTCTAAAATCATGCAAAGACGGCCACAAGGTTTTTACGTCACATGGACTTTCAGTATCAGAAATGTATGATGTATGGAAGAATATCGAAAATTGTAGTCCTActgaaatagataaaaaaaaatcataa